The proteins below are encoded in one region of Bacillus vallismortis:
- a CDS encoding CynX/NimT family MFS transporter, translated as MPHPQNKKIQSFWLIAGIIFIAFNLRPAITSVGPVISSIRAELHMSNGAAGFLTALPLLSFAVFSPLAPKLGQRLGNERTLWLGLLALLIGVLVRSAGYTPALFFGTALIGIGIALGNVLLPSLIKHKYPEKSGIMISLYTTSMNIFAALASGVSVPLAAQMAGGWKQAFLLWGGLALLALLIWIPQLRHRDTANKAVKLQTSSIWASKMAWYVTIFMGLQSFLFYSSITWFPEILRSHGIDTATAGWMVSLMQFASLPSTFLTPVFADRLKHQRGIVAGLIAVYLIGLCGLLAGGSHTLLAIWMVIIGIGQGSSISLALTLIGLRSENAQQAAALSGMSQSFGYLLAAIGPIFVGYLFDQTHSWTMPLILLIAALVAMGAAGLGAGRDQYIFQTGRQRNSA; from the coding sequence TTGCCACATCCACAAAATAAAAAAATCCAATCGTTTTGGCTGATCGCCGGCATCATTTTTATTGCGTTTAACTTACGGCCCGCGATCACTTCAGTCGGTCCGGTCATCAGCTCAATCCGGGCAGAGCTGCATATGTCCAATGGGGCGGCCGGGTTTTTGACGGCACTCCCGCTGCTATCGTTTGCCGTTTTTTCTCCGCTTGCACCCAAGCTTGGACAGCGGCTCGGAAATGAACGGACATTATGGCTTGGCCTTTTGGCACTGTTAATCGGCGTCTTGGTTCGCTCTGCCGGCTATACTCCCGCTTTGTTTTTCGGAACGGCACTCATCGGTATCGGAATTGCGCTCGGAAACGTACTTTTGCCAAGCTTAATCAAACATAAATACCCCGAAAAGTCAGGGATCATGATCAGCCTGTATACAACATCAATGAACATATTCGCCGCTTTGGCATCGGGTGTCAGCGTTCCTTTAGCGGCCCAGATGGCTGGCGGATGGAAGCAGGCCTTTCTCCTATGGGGCGGGCTGGCTTTACTCGCATTGCTGATATGGATACCACAGCTGCGCCACCGCGATACGGCAAACAAAGCGGTAAAGCTTCAAACCAGTTCCATTTGGGCTTCAAAAATGGCATGGTATGTCACCATCTTTATGGGACTGCAATCCTTTTTGTTTTACAGCAGCATCACCTGGTTTCCCGAAATTCTCCGTTCCCACGGGATTGATACGGCAACAGCCGGATGGATGGTGTCACTGATGCAATTTGCGAGTCTGCCTTCCACGTTTCTGACACCTGTTTTCGCAGACCGCTTGAAACACCAGCGCGGCATTGTTGCGGGGCTGATCGCCGTTTACCTCATCGGGCTGTGCGGATTGCTGGCAGGCGGCAGCCACACACTTCTTGCCATCTGGATGGTGATTATCGGTATCGGACAAGGCTCCAGCATTAGCCTGGCACTCACTTTGATTGGCCTCCGCAGTGAAAATGCCCAGCAGGCCGCGGCGCTGTCAGGCATGTCACAGTCTTTCGGCTACCTGCTTGCGGCCATCGGGCCAATCTTTGTCGGCTATCTCTTTGACCAGACGCATTCATGGACAATGCCGCTTATCCTTCTCATTGCTGCCCTGGTTGCAATGGGAGCAGCCGGACTGGGAGCCGGACGGGATCAATACATTTTTCAGACAGGAAGACAAAGAAATTCAGCCTAA
- a CDS encoding YycC family protein, producing MRPLQISAETAQKLAASLNLPLEQIMHMPQHTLLAKLAELQKEEKQS from the coding sequence GTGAGACCTTTGCAAATTTCTGCTGAAACTGCACAAAAGCTTGCAGCGTCCTTGAATCTGCCGCTTGAACAGATCATGCATATGCCTCAGCATACCCTGCTGGCCAAGTTGGCTGAATTGCAGAAAGAAGAAAAACAATCGTAG
- a CDS encoding DUF2188 domain-containing protein → MMKEYAVTPNVDADGWFIKVENVAPTALYTSKDAAIEKAKQVAKENSPAKLVIYDKFKNVEEEHSF, encoded by the coding sequence ATGATGAAAGAATATGCCGTTACACCCAATGTCGATGCGGACGGCTGGTTTATCAAAGTGGAGAATGTGGCGCCGACAGCTTTGTATACATCTAAGGACGCCGCAATTGAAAAAGCCAAACAGGTGGCAAAAGAAAACAGTCCGGCAAAGCTTGTGATTTATGACAAGTTTAAAAATGTGGAAGAAGAACACTCATTTTAA